ACATGAAAGACTTTCtcttacttctttttttcctttgctttagAACGTGACAGCACTCAAGACTGCGGCTGAAGCCTTGTGGGTGTTTTACTGGGAAAGATGAGTGTGTCAGTCTGGGCTAAAGCAACAGAAACTTCACACACTTCAAACTGTAGTTAACCTTTGCTCACAATCCTTAATTTGTCTCCAGGTTAACAGGAGACACTGAGGTTCACAATACAAACAAATTGaagttgcagacacacacacaaaaaaatgctcAAAGAGGCACAAAAGAGCCATAGAAACACCAAAAGTGAGAACAGAGACACAAAATTACCACAAAGAGTCATCAAAAAAGATGAAGGACTGTAAAGATGATAGATGATACCAAAGTGAAGTATTGGTGCAAAAAGACTCAAATGGACCattgagaaacacaaaacacacatgaCAAGAAATGCAAAATAAACAATTGTACTCATTGTCATATTTGTTTGCAGTTTAAAGACCCACAAAAGGACTAAAATGTGCCGCACAGGGGCACTGTGTCAAAAACCAGCATACAAAGTGATGCACAGTGAGTATGAACACACATTAAATGACCACAAAAAGATGCAAATTGAGAGACAAAGCAAGTAGATTTGTTTGAAGCAGATGCAAATATGAGGAAGGTGGAATTATATAAAGAGCTTTGAGAAACATGAAAGACTTCAGAATAAGAGTGAGTCATATCAGCTGTGTGAGCGTTGTCTGAAATGACGgataataaaaaggaaaaagtctccTCCACTCTCCTCCTCTTACTCCAGTACTCCTGAAGGACTGAGATTGTCTTTAATTTGTTTCTGTGTGGCTCCAATGTCAGATTTGGGTCAGCTGGAAAGCCTCGAACAGTTTGAGACCTCTgagagctgctcctgctgccacctgctggacgACACAGGTATCACACCTGAATTTATTTCATCCTAAGGCAATCCTTCTAGTAGAACCAGATCAGCTTTGCCCCTTTGTTTTGATGAtatttttgagtttcttattCTGTTCCCTTTTTTAAGTATGTCTATAACAAAAAGCCATCTGAAATTGCCAAAggcgaaaaaaaaaacagatttaagattttaaattgaagaaaaatataataagaGATTGCTGCAACGCTTCATAGGttgttttacatatttaatttatatttctgaTGCGCGGCAGCTGTGTTTCTTGAATAAGCTGATTAATCTTTCCTCTGCAAAGTAAATTAGACGAAACCCCGGTGCATGATGAATCAAGTCTCAGCTTAAGGACCTCGTAATTTACTTGTTGAGTATAACGTCTCAGTTCTTCTCTTTGATTAAATCCAAGCCTTGAGACTGGCTGACTCACTGCAGAGATACATTAAACCCTTTAAATtctaaagagagagagaaagagagaacagacATTTTTGCACAATTTTTAGCTGagataaattaaaaatcaagaaatgtaaatatatacagtttttATGTCTTTTCTTACGTAAGCACAGTGTAATAGTGATCTACATTTcccacatttttcattttattaaaaaaattaaatataaactaTTCACAAGCAACGTTATAATAAAGTGCACTGTGAGGGAAATAAattcatattaaatatttaaaaaataaagatcaaaacagaatatgaaaaaagtaataagtACGAAACGCACGAACGGAACTGTGTCATGAAGAACGTTTCCACCCGGTCTGTACACACTGTGACACAAAGCACTTCCTCCATGCGTAGTTTTCGGTGAAATGAACTCAGTTACGTGTTTTTAAGAGCTTTAACGCCAAAGTCTTTTATTGTAATAACGTGGCAGTGGGCTGTTGTGTTGTGTCCAGAATGGCGGCGGACGTGTCCAAACACTAGTGTGTAACACACCGGGAGTTTCCCTTCATTTGTAGCAGGTAGGAAGGTCGGCTTTAACAGCACGCGACACGATAACATTCACTACACAGCGATGAGCGATGAATGTGGAGCTACAGACCCCAGCGCCAAACTCTAAAAAAAATCCCTAAAACTCGTGTTTAGAGCTAAAACATGAATAATGGAGGGGTTTTGGAAGTGTTTTAATTTGGGGCCGAATTACAAAGTTGGATTAGGCAATTTATTAAACATCATCAGCTGTGTTCTCATATGCGTATGTATGTAGCAAATGAAGAAAGCTGTAGATAATATACATTTGCTATTGAGTCTTGTTATAGGAGACTGAATTGTAAGCAGTTTTGCTTTGGTGtttcagaaagaaaaagtttaggatatattaaaaaaaacaacaactttgtaTTTTCCCCAGTGAAGCTACACACAGACTGATAACACTGTGGTGTAGGAGCACTGTTATTGCTGCATAATTTAGAAGAATATTCACAATTATCTGTGAGTGGGAGAAACTGTTCCCACAAGTCTCCTTCCACATGAATAAACATGGGCACATTCAGACCACTGTGGAGCTGCTGGTTATTACACAGTTGTAGAAAAGCAGCTCTGTATTAGATTATAAAACCGATGAGCTGCAGGCACAGGTGGATCCCAGGACTTACAGGGTTTTAACCactgacaggaagtgaaagACAAAGTTGCTGGATTTGCTGATCAGAGTTCTGtgtcttttttaattattccaACTCATTAGGAACTCATCAGGAGCTTCCATGGAGGGTTTGGAGGAGAAGCTCAAAGTTCTGTCCATCGCTAGGCGGTCCTGTCCGGAAGAACCCACCTACCTGCTGGATGTTGCCTTGCAGCCGAGTGGCCTTCTGGCGGTGTCCTGCTCCAACTTCACCATCCACCTGCACAACAAGGACACTTTGAAGCAAGTGGGAGAGTATCAAGGCCACAGCGGGCGGCTCTGCGGGGTCACATTTGGCCACACCTCCTCTGACCTCCTGTACTCCGGTTCTGCTGACGGGACGGTCCGCGTGTGGGACATCCGCCACCCCGGGACGGAGGCAGCCCAGAAGTTTAAAAGCGATCCAGCGCACTGTTACTGCAGCTTCGACCTGAGCTGCAGTGACATGCTCCTGTGTGCCGGCACTGAGCAAGTGGACAGCGAGGACAGCTTCCTCGTTTTCTGGGATTCCAGGAAACCGGCAGGTGGGCTTCTTGGGGTATACTCTGAGTCGCACAGCGATGACATCACACAGGTGCGCTTTCATCCCCGGGATAAGGACCGCCTGGCTTCGGGCTCCACAGATGGCCTCGTTAATGTTTTCGACCTCAGTCGGGGGGCGGAGGAGGATGCGCTGCTCGCCACCTGCAACAGCGACTCATCAGCGAGCTCAGTGTGTTGGTCCGGGGCCAACTACACCCAGCTGCTGTGCCTCAGCCACGATGAGGGGCTGCACCTTTGGGATTTGGGCCAGCTGGATACAGATGAGCCTCTCACCATCTTCAGCACCTCCGACGCTCGCAGCCTGACTCCACTGGCTGACGGGCGAGGCGTGGACTACCTGGTGGGGGGGCGGTGGCTAGAGGACACCCAAAAGCTGCTGGTGGTCGGCGGGAAGAACAACGGAGACCTCCACCTGATGGAGTGTGACGCCAGGGGTCTTCATCTGCTCAGGAGCCTAGAGGGTGGCCACGCCTCCACGGTGCGCTGCTTCCTGTGGGATGCAGCAGGGGAGGCGTTGTTCACCGGGGGGGAGGATGCGCAGCTTTTGCTGTGGAAACCGGGTGGAGAGGAGCTCACACCAGGGAAAAGGGAGTCTATGAAGAGCGAGTCAGCTCTAAGACTCAAATCTAGACCTCATAAAAAACACGGCTACCACAGAGAAAAGAAGACGGCGTAGCAGAGGAACAAAGTGAACGATGACCTGACTGAAGCAGCCCTGTGTCCTACAATTTAAAGCAGCTCAGCTGCTGAGGACGATGTCAGTAAGCAGATGAAATGGTGTTCATCTTTGCCTCAGCTGTTGTTTTTACTGTGCAGTTTTCTGTTTACAAGCAAAACTTATTCTTGTGTGTCATAGCAGCCTGAATGTGGACCTTTCCAGTGTTTACAAAGAAACCAGCTTGCAGAAAAATTGTGACCAGGTGACTTTGAAAGGCAAATTGTATTTTAGTCTTTGATAAAGATCTGTTGGCCCCAGCTAACAAACAGGGCAAGTATTTTAATATGAagagagctgtgtgtgttcaataaaaactTTGGCATGCTGTGTGACTTCACCACAACAATCAGTctttatagttattatatttgTAGCACGCAGGACTGTAGCATTTCTCTAGAAGCACATCTCAGTTTTTAGGCTACAATTGCTGTTCCAGCACATCACCAGCCACCATTCTCAGAGCTTTGTGTGTCTGGACAGCCTTAGTTCTCCTTGGGCTGGACATTTTCCACTGATTGGTTTAGTGATTTATGTTCATTGAATCATAAAAGCAGCTTTTCATGTCTGTATTCTCACATTCATCTGTCCTGTGCCCTATGTGCTTGCTTGCATCTGATGTTTTCCAGAAAGCGACACAAAGCGGACGAGGAGATGTCACTGTTTGTTGGTATCATAATCGTATGCTGCTGGGATTCACATTCATTGCCACCCTTGCTCTTTTGTAGCTATTTGACAGGTGTCACTCGTGTTTTAGACTAGAAATGATTTGTCAATTAATAGAATAGTTAATCAACCAAAAATGACTAGAATTTAAAACTAGCTCCAGTGTCAGCTCCTGATATGGTACTCTTGAGGACAGAGGACCCTCCCACCTGCTGTTTAAAATTTTTGTTTGACTTAAAAGaagaggagctaaaacagcttgtttgaGACAGATGAGAGAAATAAGCATTATTCTAACACTGGAATCTTGCAAAGTTACTCAAGCAAAGTCGAGTATAAAAGtctggagctggaaatgagcaggaAGTGTCCAGTTTCTGTAAAAAATAATGCAtcagattttcagctttttcgATTAATTTTTCTGTATCGCAATCATTGGTTGGGCAATACAGGACTTTTTATGAtttctgagctttaaaatgttgatgtgggtattttttttacatggatCAAATGAACAAtcaatgaatttaaaaaagaagtaaTAATCCGCAACCCTGCTTGGCATATTCTCACatttactactactaataaaCAGCATATCACTGGCAGTCTACTGACACTGAGCATTGACATGATTGAGTCTCTGGTTGATCAAACCCACAATGAGAGCTATTTAGGCCTACCCCCCAATAAGGTCAGAAATGAGCAGAATAACTACAAGAAAAGTAAACCGTAGTAAAGTTGCCCAGATTATCTTCCAACACCATTATGGCACATATTTAAGGGTTTCCATGACAGAATACTGGTAAAAAAGTGGCACAGATGTGGCGCAGTCAATAGTAAATAAGAGCCAGCATGTGCAGGAATACGGCTCCAAACACAAGGATTCATCTCCAGGACAAGGACATCTTAAAAACAGCAAACTGTTTGTTATAAGTGAGGTTTAATTACACTGGTATTGTAAAGTTCCCTGATGACTGGTTTCCACTAAGTACAATGAAACATACTATGCATTAAATTTGTTACACTGTATAGTATGACATACTGACAGCTTCCTCCTATATCCATTTTTACACTTTATATCTTCTAGTTGCAATGATTCCTTCAGCTGGCCAGCTGTTATTACTGGATTACTTCCTGAAAGTCACCCGAGCTGCCCGGCACAGTGTGATCACGCTGAGACTGCAGCTATCCTTCTCAAATGGCAGCAAGTGGAATAACTAGACTGGCAGTgcaagtgtctgtgtgtgtgtttaattctAGCCAGTGGAGTCATGCGGTGAATCTCATTCACATTAGCGATTGCGGTGACTCAGGCTTCATCTTTGCATTCTTTTAACCATTCATTACTCTATGAATTTTTTGCAGTGTGAAAACATCGGCTGAGTCATTACATTCTATTAGtaaatacagacagacaaaacaaagacaagtCTTTTTTGAGTCTCACTCTGGAAGCTAAATGATATTTACAtgtaaaaggaaagaaaaagctaTCCAAATTTGGTGTACCTTATCACCTGGTGTACCTAATGTACTCAGTTTCAGAGAGGACTTCACATCCTGCGTTTTACTATAAATGTTTGGTACCTTAATGtgaagttttcacaggactctgtgGAAGCTAAGTACACCCTCACTGCTTCCACAGGatttaagagggtaagtagcagccacaTGCTGCTGATCAGATGCACtcgattaactgatcatcagaaaGCGTGAGCAGCCCTGTAAGAGCAGAGGTTTTGGCGGTTTTGGGTGTGCATTAACATAATCCCACAATCTTCCCAGAAGTGGACGTcacagcaaattcaccccaggGTCAGACTGTGCAACGTGAAGAGAAATGACAAAAACCCCCAAGAGCCACAGCTCAGAGTCTGCAGGCCCAGACAAGTTAAacgttaaagttcatgacagcacaattaGCAAATACTGAACAAGTATGTCTTGTTTGCAAGGGTTGctaggagaaagcctcttctctcaaAACAGAACATGGCAGCGTAGCTAAAGTTTGtgaagttgcatctgaacaaaccacaagacttctggagcAACATCCTTTGGACAGACGAGAGGAGAGGGGAGATGTTTGGCCAAAATGTACACAGCCTTGTaccagcatatcagcacaaatgcTAATAATAAAGCACAGGGTGATGATCTGGGCTAGTTTTGCAGCTGCAGGACCCATCCACCTTGCAGTCACCAAGTCGACCACAACTTCCTCTGTACACAAAGTTTTCTTAAGTCAAATGTTAG
This is a stretch of genomic DNA from Pelmatolapia mariae isolate MD_Pm_ZW linkage group LG16_19, Pm_UMD_F_2, whole genome shotgun sequence. It encodes these proteins:
- the wdr89 gene encoding WD repeat-containing protein 89 — encoded protein: MEGLEEKLKVLSIARRSCPEEPTYLLDVALQPSGLLAVSCSNFTIHLHNKDTLKQVGEYQGHSGRLCGVTFGHTSSDLLYSGSADGTVRVWDIRHPGTEAAQKFKSDPAHCYCSFDLSCSDMLLCAGTEQVDSEDSFLVFWDSRKPAGGLLGVYSESHSDDITQVRFHPRDKDRLASGSTDGLVNVFDLSRGAEEDALLATCNSDSSASSVCWSGANYTQLLCLSHDEGLHLWDLGQLDTDEPLTIFSTSDARSLTPLADGRGVDYLVGGRWLEDTQKLLVVGGKNNGDLHLMECDARGLHLLRSLEGGHASTVRCFLWDAAGEALFTGGEDAQLLLWKPGGEELTPGKRESMKSESALRLKSRPHKKHGYHREKKTA